A genomic window from Synechococcus sp. CBW1107 includes:
- a CDS encoding GAF domain-containing protein — protein MTPFPDYPTPADEEERLRSLERTLLLDTESDADLDRITTLASETLDTPIALISLVDRERQWFLSRVGLEASQTPRSMAFCAHAITQCSTLVVPDALDDPRFNTNPLVVSEPKIRFYAGAQLRPQDGQALGTLCVIDRAPRQFSPRQLHWLQLFSEQVSREIELRQRLARCPITGFFRRSAFEMLCQKEFERAWASLMEPTRAPMPLLSITTVWPKSRTTAFNSGAENQLGKSSLELSGWRGSFTEMGVCKSRPLQLIV, from the coding sequence ATGACCCCCTTCCCCGACTATCCGACTCCCGCCGATGAGGAAGAGCGGCTGCGGTCGCTGGAGAGGACCCTGCTGCTCGACACCGAATCGGACGCGGACCTCGACCGCATCACCACCCTGGCCTCCGAGACCCTGGACACACCGATCGCCCTGATCTCGCTGGTGGATCGGGAGCGTCAGTGGTTTCTGTCCAGAGTGGGTCTCGAGGCCTCCCAGACACCCCGGTCCATGGCGTTCTGCGCCCACGCGATCACCCAGTGCTCGACGCTGGTGGTGCCTGACGCCCTGGACGACCCCCGCTTCAACACCAATCCGCTGGTGGTGTCTGAGCCGAAGATCCGCTTCTATGCCGGCGCCCAGCTCAGGCCTCAGGACGGGCAAGCCCTTGGCACCCTCTGTGTGATCGATCGGGCACCCCGCCAGTTCAGCCCACGGCAGCTGCACTGGCTCCAGCTCTTCTCCGAACAGGTGAGCCGGGAAATCGAGCTGCGCCAGCGGCTGGCGCGTTGTCCCATCACCGGGTTCTTTCGCCGCAGCGCATTCGAAATGCTCTGTCAGAAGGAGTTCGAGCGGGCCTGGGCCAGCTTGATGGAGCCCACCAGGGCACCGATGCCGCTGCTCTCGATCACCACGGTGTGGCCGAAATCCCGTACAACGGCCTTCAACTCCGGTGCAGAGAACCAGCTGGGGAAGTCATCGCTCGAGCTCAGCGGCTGGAGAGGATCTTTCACTGAGATGGGAGTCTGTAAATCCCGTCCGCTGCAGCTGATTGTTTAA
- a CDS encoding TIGR02391 family protein, whose translation MTPVPSFPEGQIEAIAKLLGECGSGSDISRIFLDRGLTDNSGQSTKWRRIYSVFLDSQRRHGCANQIVDFIRACLIPARFVGRSEEFEAHRQELNTILAFSGLEYGADGQFRRVEPAATIEEAEQRVRTIRSKFQGRRIHPEVVKYCRSELMQDNYFHAVFEASKGLAQRIRDMTGVQADGPKLIDRVFSIERPLLALNTLKTETEKSEHKGYSALLKGCFAAVRNPLAHEPKIMWEGEDDAADYLSLISLLHRKLDQCVPTGLSESS comes from the coding sequence ATGACTCCCGTACCTTCATTCCCAGAAGGGCAGATCGAAGCGATAGCAAAGTTACTCGGAGAGTGCGGCTCAGGGTCGGACATCAGCCGCATCTTTCTGGATCGCGGCTTGACCGATAATTCTGGACAATCCACCAAGTGGCGCAGAATCTACTCAGTGTTCTTGGATTCCCAGAGGCGTCACGGCTGCGCCAATCAGATCGTTGACTTCATTAGAGCTTGCCTGATACCAGCACGATTCGTTGGGCGAAGTGAAGAGTTTGAAGCGCACCGGCAGGAGCTCAACACAATTCTGGCATTCTCTGGGCTGGAGTACGGAGCTGACGGCCAGTTTCGCAGAGTTGAACCTGCCGCAACGATTGAGGAGGCGGAACAGCGGGTGCGAACAATTCGCTCGAAGTTCCAAGGCCGGCGTATTCATCCTGAGGTTGTAAAGTATTGTCGCTCCGAGTTGATGCAGGACAACTATTTCCACGCTGTCTTTGAAGCCAGTAAAGGCCTCGCCCAGCGGATTCGCGATATGACGGGAGTTCAAGCGGACGGACCCAAGCTGATCGATCGTGTGTTTTCAATCGAACGTCCCTTGCTAGCCCTGAACACACTGAAGACCGAAACCGAGAAGAGTGAGCACAAAGGATATTCAGCCCTGCTGAAGGGCTGCTTCGCGGCCGTTCGCAATCCCTTGGCCCATGAACCGAAGATTATGTGGGAAGGAGAGGATGATGCGGCCGACTACCTTTCCCTGATCTCTCTCCTGCATCGCAAGCTTGATCAATGTGTGCCCACAGGCTTGAGCGAGAGCTCATGA
- the menB gene encoding 1,4-dihydroxy-2-naphthoyl-CoA synthase, with amino-acid sequence MSVDPNPADAPSPGPVLPGESLVHWSSAASYEDIRFDLCGEGIARIAINRPSKRNAFRPRTVVELYDAFSRVRDNPRVGVVLFTGVGPAADGGYAFCAGGDQSVRGDGGYLDESGLPRLNVLDLQRQIRSLPKVVIALVAGYAIGGGQVLHLLCDLSLAAENAVFGQTGPRVGSFDGGFGAGYLARLVGQRKAREIWFLCRRYNAEEALAMGLVNAVVPLQKLEAEGVRWAREVLQHSPTAIRCLKASFNAETDGLAGIQELAGQATHLFYRTAEGQEGRNAFLEKRDPDFSDSPWLP; translated from the coding sequence ATGAGCGTCGATCCCAACCCGGCTGATGCCCCAAGCCCCGGCCCGGTGCTGCCAGGGGAGAGCCTCGTGCACTGGAGCTCGGCCGCCAGCTACGAGGACATCCGCTTCGACCTCTGTGGGGAGGGGATCGCCCGGATCGCCATCAACCGTCCGTCCAAACGCAACGCCTTCCGCCCGCGCACGGTGGTGGAGCTCTACGACGCTTTCAGCCGGGTACGCGACAACCCGCGGGTGGGGGTTGTGCTGTTCACCGGCGTGGGCCCGGCGGCCGACGGGGGCTACGCCTTCTGCGCCGGCGGTGACCAGAGCGTTCGCGGCGATGGCGGCTACCTCGATGAAAGCGGGCTCCCCCGCCTGAACGTGCTCGATCTGCAGCGCCAGATCCGTTCTCTGCCCAAGGTGGTGATCGCCCTGGTGGCGGGCTACGCCATCGGCGGCGGCCAGGTGCTGCATCTGCTCTGCGACCTCAGCCTGGCCGCGGAAAACGCTGTCTTCGGCCAGACGGGTCCGCGGGTGGGCAGCTTCGATGGCGGCTTCGGCGCCGGTTATCTGGCACGCCTGGTGGGCCAGCGCAAGGCCCGGGAGATCTGGTTCCTCTGCCGCCGCTACAACGCCGAGGAGGCCCTGGCGATGGGCCTGGTGAACGCGGTGGTGCCGCTGCAGAAGCTGGAGGCGGAGGGAGTGCGCTGGGCCCGGGAGGTGCTGCAGCACAGCCCCACGGCGATCCGTTGCCTCAAGGCCTCCTTCAACGCCGAAACCGATGGCCTGGCTGGCATCCAGGAGCTGGCGGGCCAGGCCACCCACCTCTTCTATCGAACCGCCGAGGGTCAGGAGGGGCGCAACGCCTTCCTGGAGAAGCGTGATCCCGACTTCAGTGATTCCCCCTGGTTGCCCTGA
- a CDS encoding restriction endonuclease subunit S has protein sequence MICDLKPYPEMKGTSIPWLEELPAGWSVCRNGSLFVQRIETGFADLAILEVSLKTGVRVREFGGSSRKQIMEDRAKYKRASCGDVAYNMMRMWQGAVGVAPVDGLVSPAYVVARPLPGVLPHYFAYLFRTDAYMGEVDNYSRGIVKDRNRLYWEQFKQIQTPCPPTAEQAAIVRFLDHADRKIRRYIRAKQTLIKLLEEQKQVIIHRAVTGGLDPNVRLKPSGEEWLGDVPEHWEIRRVKSLSLVKRGASPRPIADQKYFDEGGEYAWVRIADVSASRKYLEETTQRLSVLGESMSVRLQPGALLLSIAGSVGKPIITKIKCCIHDGFVYFPQYHGNADFLYRVFSCGAPFGRLGKLGTQLNLNTDTVGGIRLGLPPDGEQGVIVAYLDEATTGIEQAVACVRREINLLHEYRTRLIADVVTGKLDVREAAAQLPDEEQEPQLLDDLDEISDPEEAALDDLDTAPEDP, from the coding sequence ATGATTTGCGATCTCAAGCCCTATCCAGAAATGAAGGGCACCAGCATTCCCTGGCTGGAGGAGTTGCCTGCAGGCTGGTCAGTTTGTCGCAACGGCAGTCTCTTCGTCCAGAGAATCGAGACAGGATTCGCCGATCTAGCCATCCTTGAGGTTTCTCTAAAGACCGGAGTTCGAGTTCGTGAATTCGGGGGCTCGTCGCGTAAGCAGATCATGGAGGATCGCGCAAAGTACAAGCGAGCTTCATGTGGCGACGTGGCCTACAACATGATGCGTATGTGGCAAGGCGCTGTTGGAGTTGCTCCAGTTGATGGCTTGGTCAGCCCAGCGTATGTCGTGGCTAGGCCCCTCCCTGGGGTCTTGCCGCATTACTTCGCCTACCTCTTTCGCACGGATGCCTACATGGGCGAGGTGGACAACTACTCACGCGGGATTGTCAAGGATCGTAATCGGTTGTATTGGGAGCAGTTCAAACAAATCCAAACACCATGCCCTCCAACTGCAGAACAAGCCGCCATCGTCCGCTTCCTCGACCACGCCGACCGCAAGATCCGCCGTTACATCCGCGCCAAGCAGACGCTGATCAAGCTGCTGGAGGAGCAGAAGCAGGTCATCATCCACCGCGCCGTCACCGGTGGCCTTGATCCCAACGTGCGCCTCAAGCCCTCCGGGGAGGAGTGGCTGGGCGATGTGCCGGAGCATTGGGAGATTAGGAGGGTGAAAAGCCTCTCATTGGTCAAACGAGGGGCTTCTCCGCGACCCATTGCAGACCAGAAGTACTTCGACGAAGGTGGCGAGTACGCATGGGTTCGCATCGCTGACGTGTCGGCAAGTCGCAAATATCTTGAAGAGACTACTCAGAGGCTCTCTGTGCTTGGGGAGTCGATGAGCGTGCGACTGCAACCTGGCGCTTTGCTTCTGAGTATTGCAGGCTCAGTTGGAAAGCCAATCATTACCAAGATCAAGTGCTGTATCCACGATGGCTTTGTCTATTTCCCCCAGTATCATGGCAATGCTGATTTCCTGTACCGTGTTTTCTCCTGTGGCGCCCCTTTTGGGCGCCTAGGCAAGCTCGGCACCCAGCTGAATTTGAATACCGATACCGTAGGAGGAATCCGTCTGGGGTTGCCGCCTGATGGCGAGCAGGGTGTAATCGTCGCTTACTTGGATGAAGCAACAACAGGTATTGAGCAGGCTGTTGCTTGCGTTAGGCGTGAAATCAATCTTCTACACGAATACCGTACCCGCCTGATCGCTGATGTGGTTACCGGCAAGCTCGATGTGCGGGAGGCAGCGGCGCAGCTTCCCGACGAGGAGCAGGAGCCTCAACTACTAGATGACTTGGATGAAATCAGCGATCCCGAGGAAGCCGCTCTTGATGATCTCGATACTGCACCAGAGGATCCCTAG
- a CDS encoding class I SAM-dependent DNA methyltransferase, which produces MEQGQLNWIANFIWGIADDVLRDLYVRGKYRDVILPMTVLRRLDAVLEPTKQAVLDLKASLDAAQIVHQDPALRQAAGQAFYNTSKFTLRDLQARASQQKLRADFEAYLDGFSPNVQDILENFEFRNQIPRLSKADALGTLIGKFLSPDINLSPNPVHDGNGGEKHPGLDNHGMGTVFEELVRRFNEENNEEAGEHWTPRDAVKLMAKLIFVPIASEIESGTYLLYDGACGTGGMLTVAEEELKELATAQGKQVATHLYGQEINAETYAICKADLLLKGEGDGADNIVGGPEHSTLANDAFPAREFDFMLSNPPYGKSWKGDLERMGGKGGIKDSRFLIDHDGDGEYSLITRSSDGQMLFLANLISKMKSGTPLGSRIAEVHNGSSLFTGDAGQGESNIRRWIIENDWLEAIVALPLNMFYNTGIATYIWVLSNRKPPHRQGRVQLIDATTWFKPLRKNLGKKNCELSDDDIQRIVDTFLAFEETEQSKIFPNQAFGYWKVTVERPLRLAIHSDAEHLAALAEAAVEAGEAGLESVVDAVDEVMGEGPHKDANQWLELAERVGKGQGLRWTAKKTKLLLSHLGERNEKAAPVIAKVFKPGKQAADPLRGFFPVELEEGERVVQYEPDPELRDTEQVPLLEEGGIDAFLAREVLPYASKAWYDPGSVKTGYEVSFTRYFYKPKPLRSLEEIRAEILALEKETEGLLGELIGGHV; this is translated from the coding sequence ATGGAACAGGGCCAGCTCAACTGGATCGCCAACTTCATCTGGGGCATCGCCGACGACGTGCTCCGGGATCTGTACGTGCGCGGCAAGTACCGCGACGTGATCCTGCCGATGACGGTGCTGCGTCGGCTGGATGCGGTGCTCGAGCCCACCAAGCAGGCGGTGCTCGACCTGAAGGCCTCCTTGGATGCCGCCCAGATCGTCCATCAGGATCCCGCCCTGCGTCAGGCGGCAGGCCAGGCCTTCTACAACACTTCCAAATTCACCCTCCGCGATCTGCAGGCCCGCGCAAGCCAGCAGAAGCTGCGGGCCGACTTCGAGGCCTACCTCGATGGCTTCTCGCCGAATGTGCAGGACATCCTGGAGAACTTCGAGTTCCGCAACCAGATCCCGCGCCTGTCGAAAGCCGATGCCCTCGGCACCCTGATCGGCAAGTTCCTCTCACCCGACATCAACCTCAGCCCGAATCCCGTTCACGATGGGAACGGTGGTGAGAAGCACCCCGGCCTCGACAACCACGGCATGGGCACCGTATTCGAGGAGCTGGTGCGCCGCTTCAACGAGGAGAACAACGAGGAGGCCGGCGAGCACTGGACGCCACGGGACGCTGTGAAGCTGATGGCCAAGCTGATCTTCGTGCCGATCGCTTCCGAGATCGAATCCGGCACCTACCTGCTCTACGACGGCGCCTGCGGCACCGGCGGCATGCTCACCGTGGCGGAAGAGGAGCTCAAGGAGCTGGCCACCGCCCAGGGCAAGCAGGTGGCCACCCACCTCTACGGCCAGGAGATCAACGCCGAAACCTATGCCATCTGCAAGGCGGATCTGCTGCTCAAGGGCGAGGGCGACGGGGCCGACAACATCGTGGGCGGACCGGAGCACTCCACCCTCGCCAACGACGCCTTCCCGGCGCGCGAGTTCGACTTCATGCTGTCCAATCCGCCCTATGGCAAGAGCTGGAAGGGGGATCTGGAGCGCATGGGCGGCAAGGGCGGCATCAAGGATTCCCGGTTTCTGATTGATCACGATGGCGATGGGGAGTATTCGCTGATCACCCGCTCCAGCGACGGACAGATGCTGTTCCTGGCCAACCTGATCAGCAAGATGAAGAGCGGCACGCCCCTGGGCAGCCGCATCGCCGAAGTTCACAACGGCAGCTCGCTGTTCACCGGTGATGCCGGCCAGGGCGAGAGCAACATCCGCCGCTGGATTATCGAGAACGACTGGCTGGAGGCGATCGTGGCCCTGCCGTTGAACATGTTCTACAACACGGGCATCGCCACCTACATCTGGGTGCTCAGCAACCGCAAGCCCCCCCATCGCCAGGGGCGTGTGCAGTTGATCGATGCCACAACGTGGTTCAAGCCCCTGCGCAAGAACCTCGGCAAAAAGAACTGCGAACTCTCAGACGACGACATCCAGCGCATTGTCGACACGTTTCTGGCGTTCGAGGAAACCGAGCAGAGCAAGATCTTCCCGAACCAGGCGTTCGGCTATTGGAAGGTGACGGTGGAGCGGCCGTTGCGGCTGGCCATCCACAGCGATGCCGAGCACCTGGCGGCCCTGGCCGAAGCTGCTGTGGAGGCTGGGGAGGCAGGCCTGGAGAGTGTGGTTGACGCTGTGGATGAGGTGATGGGGGAGGGCCCCCACAAAGATGCGAACCAGTGGCTGGAGCTAGCGGAACGGGTAGGCAAGGGGCAGGGGCTGCGCTGGACGGCCAAGAAAACCAAGCTGCTGCTTTCCCATCTGGGCGAACGGAACGAGAAAGCCGCCCCAGTGATCGCCAAAGTGTTCAAGCCGGGCAAGCAGGCGGCCGATCCCCTGAGGGGGTTCTTCCCAGTGGAGCTGGAGGAGGGCGAACGGGTAGTGCAGTACGAGCCGGACCCCGAACTGCGGGACACCGAACAGGTGCCACTGCTGGAGGAGGGCGGCATCGATGCTTTCCTGGCCCGCGAAGTGCTGCCCTATGCCTCCAAGGCCTGGTATGACCCCGGCAGCGTGAAAACGGGCTATGAGGTGAGTTTTACGCGGTACTTCTACAAGCCCAAGCCGCTGCGGTCGCTGGAGGAGATTCGGGCGGAGATCCTGGCGCTGGAGAAGGAGACGGAGGGGCTATTAGGCGAGCTCATAGGAGGCCATGTGTGA
- a CDS encoding type I restriction endonuclease subunit R, with the protein MTGRTDVLVPTHAATETSVPVAGGTGWLLGDPTHYDRDYCIDLVQLRGFLMATQPDALDSLALEVDGPTRRKFLARLQGEISRRGTIDVLRHGLKHGPHHLDLFCGTPSPGNPTAIERFAANRFSVTRQLRYSRDETQRALDLGLFINGLSVATFELKNSLTKQTVADAVKQYQLDRDPREKLFEFGRCVAHFAVDDHEVRFCTQLKGKASWFLPFNQGWNDGAGNPPNPDGLKTAYLWKQILTREGLTDILENYAQVVETKDEKTGRKKAVQIWPRFHQLDVVRRLLADAAEHGAGRRYLIQHSAGSGKSNSIAWLAHQLIGLERNNTAVFDSILVVTDRRILDQQIRDTIRQFAQVGATVGHADKAGDLRGFIAEGKKIIITTVQKFPYILDEIGNEQRGRSFAIVIDEAHSSQGGRTSAALSLALSSTGAEEAEESTEDKINRLMGAKKLLPNASYFAFTATPKNKTLEIFGHPDPQADGTVHHLPFHSYTMKQAIQEGFILDVLRHYTPVESYYKLIKKVESDPEFDSKRAKKKLRRYVESHEHAIQLKAEIMVDHFHEQVLSLSKIGGEARSMVVTSGIERAIQYFHAFRSYLSERKSRYLPIVAFSGEHEYGGTKVTEASLNGFPSSQIADKIQEDPYRFLICADKFQTGYDEPLLHTMYVDKVLSGIKAVQTLSRLNRAHPKKHDVFVLDFMNDVDTIQQAFADYYRTTILAEETDPNKLHDLKAALDGYQVYDQPQVDELVELYLGGADRDQLDPILDACVAAYREQLDEDGQVEFKGKAKAFTRTYGFLSSILPYTNADWEKLSILLNFLISKLPAPIEEDLSAGILEAIDMDSYRVEKQAAVRIQLPDEDAEIEPVPAAGGGRRPEPELDRLSNILKVFNDQFGNIEWTDEDRVNRLITEDIPRRVSADPAYQNARQNSDKQNARIEHDKALTRVMTDVLKDDMELFKQFMDNESFRHWMADTVFGLTYE; encoded by the coding sequence ATGACCGGCCGCACCGACGTGCTCGTGCCCACACACGCCGCCACCGAAACCAGCGTGCCGGTGGCTGGTGGCACCGGGTGGCTGCTGGGAGATCCCACCCATTACGACCGCGACTACTGCATCGATCTCGTGCAGCTGCGCGGCTTCCTGATGGCCACCCAGCCCGATGCCCTCGATTCCCTGGCGCTGGAGGTCGATGGACCCACCCGCCGCAAGTTCCTGGCGCGACTGCAGGGTGAAATCTCCAGGCGCGGCACGATCGACGTGCTGCGCCACGGCCTCAAGCACGGGCCCCATCACCTCGATCTCTTCTGCGGCACGCCTTCACCAGGGAACCCCACAGCGATCGAGCGCTTCGCCGCCAACCGCTTCAGCGTGACCCGCCAGCTCCGCTATAGCCGCGATGAAACCCAGCGAGCTCTGGACCTGGGCCTGTTCATCAATGGCCTGTCGGTGGCCACCTTTGAACTCAAGAACAGCCTCACCAAGCAGACGGTTGCTGACGCCGTGAAGCAATACCAGCTCGACCGTGACCCTCGGGAGAAGCTCTTCGAATTCGGCCGCTGCGTGGCCCATTTCGCCGTGGACGATCACGAGGTGCGCTTCTGCACCCAGCTCAAAGGCAAGGCCTCCTGGTTTCTGCCTTTCAACCAGGGTTGGAACGATGGTGCTGGCAACCCCCCGAACCCGGACGGCCTCAAGACTGCGTATCTCTGGAAGCAGATCCTCACCCGAGAGGGCCTAACCGACATCCTGGAGAACTACGCCCAGGTGGTCGAGACCAAAGACGAGAAGACAGGCAGGAAGAAGGCCGTGCAGATCTGGCCACGTTTCCACCAGCTCGATGTGGTGCGTCGCCTGCTCGCTGATGCCGCTGAGCACGGCGCCGGCCGCCGCTATCTGATCCAGCACTCCGCCGGTAGCGGGAAGAGCAACTCGATCGCCTGGTTGGCCCACCAGCTGATCGGCCTTGAGCGCAACAACACCGCCGTTTTCGATTCGATCCTGGTGGTCACTGACCGCCGCATCCTCGATCAGCAGATCCGCGACACCATCAGGCAGTTCGCCCAGGTGGGTGCCACGGTTGGACATGCCGATAAAGCCGGGGATCTGCGTGGCTTTATCGCCGAAGGCAAGAAGATCATCATCACCACGGTTCAGAAGTTTCCATACATCCTTGACGAAATCGGCAATGAGCAGCGCGGCCGCAGCTTTGCAATCGTGATCGACGAAGCCCATTCCAGCCAGGGCGGACGCACTTCGGCGGCCCTCTCCCTGGCCCTCTCCAGCACTGGGGCGGAGGAAGCAGAGGAGTCCACTGAAGACAAGATCAATCGGCTGATGGGGGCCAAGAAGCTGCTGCCCAATGCCAGCTATTTCGCCTTCACGGCCACACCCAAGAACAAGACCCTGGAGATCTTCGGGCATCCCGACCCCCAGGCCGATGGAACCGTGCACCACCTTCCGTTCCACAGCTACACGATGAAGCAGGCCATTCAGGAGGGCTTCATCCTCGATGTGCTGCGCCACTATACACCGGTGGAGAGCTACTACAAGCTCATCAAAAAGGTGGAGAGTGATCCCGAGTTCGACAGCAAGCGCGCCAAGAAGAAGCTCCGCCGCTACGTGGAGAGCCATGAGCATGCGATCCAGCTCAAGGCGGAGATCATGGTGGATCACTTCCACGAGCAGGTGCTTTCCCTAAGCAAGATTGGCGGCGAGGCCCGATCCATGGTGGTGACCAGCGGCATCGAACGGGCCATCCAGTATTTCCATGCCTTTCGTAGCTATCTCAGCGAGCGGAAAAGCCGATACCTGCCCATCGTCGCCTTCTCCGGCGAGCACGAGTACGGTGGCACCAAAGTCACCGAAGCCTCCCTCAACGGGTTTCCATCGAGCCAGATCGCCGACAAGATCCAGGAAGATCCCTATCGCTTTCTGATCTGTGCCGACAAATTCCAGACCGGCTACGACGAACCCCTGCTGCACACGATGTATGTCGACAAAGTGCTGTCGGGTATCAAGGCGGTGCAAACCTTGTCACGGCTGAACCGCGCCCACCCCAAGAAGCATGACGTCTTCGTGCTCGACTTCATGAACGACGTCGACACCATTCAGCAGGCTTTCGCTGACTACTACCGCACCACGATCCTCGCCGAGGAGACCGATCCCAACAAGCTCCACGATCTGAAAGCCGCTCTCGATGGCTATCAGGTCTACGATCAGCCGCAGGTTGACGAATTGGTGGAACTGTATCTAGGGGGTGCGGATCGCGATCAACTCGATCCCATCCTTGATGCCTGCGTGGCGGCCTACCGAGAGCAGCTTGACGAAGATGGCCAGGTGGAGTTCAAGGGCAAGGCCAAGGCCTTCACCCGCACCTACGGCTTCCTCTCATCGATTCTCCCCTACACCAACGCCGATTGGGAGAAGCTCTCGATCCTGCTGAACTTCCTCATCTCCAAGCTTCCGGCTCCGATTGAGGAAGACCTCTCAGCGGGCATTCTGGAAGCGATCGACATGGATAGTTACCGCGTGGAGAAACAGGCGGCCGTAAGGATTCAACTGCCCGACGAGGACGCCGAGATCGAACCGGTTCCCGCCGCTGGCGGCGGGCGCAGACCCGAACCTGAGCTCGATCGACTTTCGAACATCCTCAAGGTGTTCAATGACCAGTTCGGCAACATCGAGTGGACCGACGAGGATCGAGTCAACCGCTTGATCACCGAAGACATCCCCAGGCGCGTTTCAGCGGACCCGGCCTACCAGAATGCCCGCCAGAATTCCGACAAGCAGAATGCGCGAATCGAACATGACAAGGCACTGACCCGTGTGATGACGGATGTGCTCAAAGACGATATGGAACTCTTCAAGCAATTCATGGACAACGAGTCGTTCCGCCATTGGATGGCGGATACGGTCTTTGGGCTCACCTATGAATAG
- a CDS encoding ATP-binding protein: MHELCALPKETEWVEFKQNNDNPEEIGEYISALANAAALQGKAFAYLVWGVRDADHAIVGTRFDPFATKLGNEELESWLLRLLEPKIDFRFFKVPIDGKPVVVLEIARAARHPVRFKQQKFIRVGSYKKRLEGAPEKERALWRIFDQTPFEDGLAIDRATADEVLQLLDYPAYFDLLELPLPDNREGILAALAADRLIRKSDAGGWDITNLGAILFAKRLDTFRSLRRKAVRVIHYRACDRTQTLKEQEGGKGYACGFEGLIGFINGLLPSNEIIGQALRTSVPMFPELAVRELVANALIHQDFFITGAGPMVEIFDDRIEITNPGEPLVHTDRFVDTPPRSRNEALASLMRRFRICEERGSGIDKVVAQVEVFQLPAPLFESPEGFTRSVLFAHKPLAAMDKAERIRACYLHACLCYVTRKAMTNTTLRARFGVEDHNRAAVSRMIREAVEAGAILPADPEAAPKLMRYLPFWAAAGPHGQP, from the coding sequence GTGCACGAGCTCTGTGCCTTGCCCAAGGAAACCGAATGGGTCGAGTTCAAGCAAAACAACGACAACCCTGAGGAGATCGGCGAGTACATCTCCGCCCTTGCTAACGCGGCAGCCCTTCAGGGCAAAGCCTTCGCCTATCTGGTGTGGGGCGTGCGCGACGCCGATCACGCAATCGTGGGAACCCGCTTCGATCCGTTTGCCACCAAGCTCGGCAACGAAGAACTGGAGAGCTGGTTGCTGAGGCTCTTGGAGCCCAAGATTGATTTCCGCTTCTTCAAGGTGCCCATCGATGGCAAACCAGTGGTAGTGCTGGAGATTGCACGGGCAGCTCGGCATCCCGTGCGCTTCAAGCAGCAGAAGTTCATCCGCGTGGGCAGCTACAAGAAAAGGCTCGAGGGTGCCCCAGAGAAGGAACGGGCCCTGTGGCGCATCTTCGATCAGACCCCGTTTGAAGACGGCCTCGCCATCGATCGTGCCACCGCTGATGAGGTACTTCAGCTGCTTGATTACCCGGCCTACTTCGATCTGCTGGAACTGCCCCTGCCCGACAACCGTGAGGGGATCCTCGCCGCCTTGGCCGCCGATCGCCTCATCCGCAAGAGCGATGCGGGCGGCTGGGACATCACCAATCTCGGCGCCATCCTGTTCGCCAAGCGCCTCGATACCTTTCGCTCCCTGCGCCGCAAGGCGGTGCGCGTGATCCACTACCGCGCCTGTGACCGCACCCAGACCCTGAAAGAACAGGAAGGCGGCAAGGGCTATGCCTGTGGGTTCGAGGGGCTGATCGGCTTCATCAACGGCCTGCTGCCGTCCAACGAAATCATCGGGCAGGCCTTGCGGACCTCTGTCCCGATGTTCCCGGAGCTGGCCGTGCGGGAACTGGTGGCCAATGCCCTCATCCACCAGGACTTCTTCATCACAGGCGCCGGGCCGATGGTGGAGATCTTCGACGACCGCATTGAAATCACCAACCCGGGCGAGCCGCTCGTGCATACCGATCGGTTCGTGGACACCCCGCCACGCTCCCGCAATGAGGCACTGGCCTCCCTGATGCGACGCTTCCGCATCTGCGAGGAACGGGGCAGCGGCATCGACAAGGTGGTGGCCCAGGTGGAGGTGTTCCAGCTGCCGGCGCCGCTGTTCGAGAGCCCGGAAGGCTTCACACGCTCCGTCCTGTTCGCCCACAAGCCGCTTGCCGCCATGGACAAGGCGGAACGGATTCGCGCCTGCTATCTCCACGCCTGCCTTTGCTACGTGACCCGAAAGGCGATGACCAACACCACCCTGCGGGCCCGTTTTGGCGTGGAGGACCACAACCGGGCTGCGGTCTCACGGATGATTCGGGAGGCCGTGGAAGCGGGGGCCATCCTGCCGGCCGATCCGGAGGCAGCTCCTAAACTCATGCGGTACCTGCCGTTCTGGGCTGCTGCTGGCCCCCATGGGCAGCCATGA